GGAATTGAAAAATAGTACGGCGGGTAAGAAGCAACAGCAATCATATCCCTCTCATTGGCGTATTTCACCAGATCAAGGACTTCATTCATGTTAAGAGATCCAACCTGGAATATAACCTTGTTAGTAACGTCTAAAGCTAGGTCGAGCATTTTCTTCTTCTCATCCTTTGATAATGCAGGACCTACTCCAGTAGTTCCGTTAACGAAAATTACGTCAATCCCTTTCTTAAGCAAATTCTCAACGTGAGTCTTTACCTTTTCTCCGTCAATTTCCCCTTTCTCATTAAAAGGAGTTAAGATGGGAACTATAATATCCATCAGTATCCCCTCCAAGTGTTCTTAACTACCCATACTGGTTCTTCTACAACGTCAAGAGGAATAGGTTCAGCTTTTAGCTCCTCAACGAGCTTCTCATTAACGTCAACTCCTATGCCAGGCTTATCTGGAACCTTAACGTAGCCGTCTTCTACTGGAGTTCCGTTATAAACTAAATCCCTCTTCCATTGCGGGAACCAGTCGTAGAAGTTTTCCAAAATTAGAAGGTTAGGAATTACTGCACTAAGTTGAACTGAAACAGCGTTCTGTATTGAACCGAAGGCGTTGTGGAATGCAATTTCAACGTCATTTGCCTCAGCTAATGTAACTACTTTTCTCGCTATAGTAACTCCTCCTATGTTTGTAATATCCGGTTGTAAAACATCAGCTAATCTATTATCAATGTAGAACATTGCCTCCTTAAGGCTTATTAACCTCTCTCCCAAAGCCACGGTAACTTTAGTTGAAGATCTGTACTTTTTATAACCTTCAATGTCCTCGTGGTGTACTGGTTCTTCCATAAAGAGTGGGTTGTATTTTTCCAGGACATGCGCAATTTTTATAGAGGAGTTAGCGTTAAACCTTCCGTGGTGTTCAATCATTATGTAAACTTCATCACCTACTGCTTCTCTAACTGCTTTAACTCTCTCTTCTGCCTCTCTCAATCCTTTTTCATCTATCCAGTCGTAGTATTGACCAAATGGATCAAACTTCAATCCTTTGTAACCCATCTTTACTATTTCTTTAGCTTTTGTAGCAAAATCGTCAGGAGTAACGCAGTCGGAATACCAACCGTTTGCGTAAACTAAAACTTTGTCTCTAAATTTCCCTCCTAAAAGCTTGTAAATAGGTGCACCAAGCTCTTTACCTAAAATATCCCATGAGGCAATGTCTATTGCAGAAGTTGCAGTTGCTGACTCAAAAGACCTAGCTAAATAAAAGTCCTGCCTGTACCACTCGTGGTAATTCTTTTCTACTTCCTCAACTTCCTTACCTATGAAGGCCTTTGAAACTTGTTTTATTGCATTATATACTGAAATTATCCTCAGCGTTGGTACTGCTTCACCGTAACCTACTGCACCGTTGGAAGTAGTTACTTTAACTACTATCATTGTAGAAGCCCATGTAGCTCCTCCCTTTTCCTTAGAAGTTAATACGATAGGTTCTATTTCTTGGATCTTCATATAAAGTAATAGAAGCAAATAATCTTAAACTTTATTCCTTTATTTTAAGTTGTGAAGAGAATTTTTATTACCGGTAGACCGGGAGTAGGGAAAACTACCCTCCTTAAGTTTTTAGTTAATGAATTGGTGAGGAGAGGGTATAAGGTCGTAGGATTTTATTGCCCAGAAGTTAGGGAAGGAGGTAAAAGGGTAGGTTTTAAAATAGTCAGCATTCCTTCAGGAAAAGATGGTTGGTTGGCTAAATTAGGTGAAGGTAAAATAAAGGTAGGAAAATACGCTGTGCAAGAAGAGGCTGAAGAAGTTGTGAAAGAGGTTAAGAACTCTCTTCCAACTGCTCAGGTTATAGCAATTGATGAAATCGGTCCCATGGAGTTATCAATTCCCTCTGTAAGGGATTTTATAAATGAAGTTTTAAAGGCGGAAAAGCCCTTAATTGCTGTAGTACATAGGAGTATTAAGCTTGAAGGAGAGACTTATATCCTAACTGAGGAAAATAGGGATTCATTAAGGGGAGAATTGCTTGAGAAGGTTCTTGGAATGTTGCGTTCTTAATAGATGGTTGTAAGTTATGCCTTTGTACTTTCCTCAATTTCCTTTATTAGGTTAACTATTTCTGCATGGACAAACACTTGCGGGAAGTTACCAGTAAATTCCTTCTTCTCAACATCTACATGCTCTCCTACAAGCTTCAGACTGTCGGAAATCTCCTCTATACTCGAAAGGATCTTCTTTGCCTCCTCAATTTTCCCTAACCTTACGTAAACTCTGGCTAACCAAAGTGTAGTTAAAAGGAACGGATGCTTAGCCTCTCCCATGAAGTCTGTCTTATATCTTTTGACGAAGTTTCCTACCTTAAGTTCCTTTTCAATCTTTGATAATGTATTCAAGAACAGTTCGTCTTTCTCGCTTACAAAACCGTATAGAGGGGCTGAAAGTATGGATGAGTCTATATCCTCACTTCCCGCAAATCTTGCAAAATAGCCATTTGCTACGCAGTTTTCTAAAATCCATTTCCTTAACGACTCTCTACTTTCCTTCCACCTATCTTCCTTGCCTATATATTCCGCAAGCTTCCCTGCTCTGTCCAAAGCGACCCACATCATTATTTTAGAATGAGTATAGTGTTGAGGTTCTCCTCTATCCTCCCATATTCCTGAGTCTTTCATTAGCCAATTTTCGGAAACCCAGTCTGCAATATGTTCAACCTTATCAAACACATCCTTTATTAATACACTATCTCCGGTCTTCTCAAAGTACTTGTAGACTGCATTTAAGAAGAACCCTTCAACGTCGAGTTGTATTTGTTTTGATGCCGCATTTCCTATCCTAACCGGCCTTGAGTTCTTATATCCGGATAACCACATTAATTTAACTTCAGGAGGAGGTATAGTTCCTTCCACCGTGTACAAAGGATAATAGAACGGCTTAGAAGTGAAATTAACTAAGGAGAGGAGAAAATTGATTATTCTCCTAGCTTCTATAATGAACCCTGCATTAATTAAAGCTTCAGCAGTTATTGAAGAATCCCTTACCCAGGCAAAGCGGTAATCCCAGTTTCTCGACCCTCCTACAGCTTCTGGTAAGGAAGTTGTTGGCGCAGCAATTGAAGCTCCGGAAGGGGAATAAATTGACCCTAAGAGTACGTAAACTGAAGATCTGTAAAGGTCTTCAAATGCTTTAGACTTTACTTCAAAGCTTTCCCAATATTTTATAGTATTCTCGAAAGGTTTTTCAAAATCCAGCCTTAGGGACTTTCCTCTTTCGCTGAAAGCTCCGTGTTCTTTGTCTGTTGAATAATTAGCTATTAAGAATCCTTTTCCTTCAGAAAATCTCCAAGTAAACGATCCTTCTCTCTTAACTTTTCCGTCCCATTTATAGAGGAAACCTATGCAGTCCCTTCCCTTGGAGTTAATGAAACTGTCCTTCAATACTATAGGCCTATAAAGAGCATACTTAAAGAAAGGTTTAAAAACTACTTTAAAGGGGATTTCGCTCTCTACTTTCCTTATTATTACAGTTTCTCCTAAAGGCAATAAATCGGTAATTTTAAGCAATCCTTTTTCAGTGCTAACTTCAGTAGTTAGCACTAGGGGGTGTTCATAATATTGTTTAATACCTAGGGAAACTTTCTCCGGGACTATTGAGAACTCTCCTCCATCTTCATCCAAGAGTTTTGTAAATATTGATGGCGAGTCAAACTTAGGTACCGGAAACCAGACTATTGAAGTTCCTTGAATAATTGCGGAAATCCTCTGGTTTGATATAAAACCTAACTGCATACAGTAAATTCTCTCGACAAGATTAATACTTTATTTCCCCATTTTCACTTATGAAAGAGGAAATTGCAAAGAAGATAAAAAACAGAGAACTTCTAGAAGCATTCAAAAAAGTTGATAGGTCATTATTCTTACCAGAGAACTTGAAGGATTATGCTTACACTCACGTTGATGAGGCACTCCCTATTTTGCCCGGAATAAATACTACAGCTTTAAGTTTAGGAATTTACATGCTTGATGAGCTCGACCTTCACAATGAGCAGAAGGTTTTGGAAATAGGTACTGGAATAGGATATTATACTGCATTAATTGCGGAAATTGTTGATAAGATTGTTAGCGTCGAGATAAACGAGAAAATGCATAATTACTCCTCTAAGCTTCTTTCCTCTTACAGTAACGTAAAGCTAGTTCTGGGCGATGGGACTCTAGGTTATGAGGAAGAAAGACCTTATGATAGGGTAATAGTCTGGGCTTCATCTCCCACTCTCCTGTGTAAGCCTTACGAACAACTTAGGGAAGGAGGAATAATGATTTTACCGATAGGAATTAGTAGGGTACAGAAGCTTTACAAGGTAGTTAAGAAAGGAAATAAACCAGTATTTGAAAACCTTGGGGAAGTATTGTTCGGAAGAATTGGAGGGCTTTACGGTTTTTATGACGATTACGACGATATAGAGGATAGGTTAAGTAGGTTGGAGAGGCAGATAAGGTCTATCTTTAGTAAGTTAGAGAAGAAAGTTTAAGGGTAATTCAGATTTTCTTTATGAATTCGCTTTGTTTCTATAATTTAAGAGAAAATATTACGATCATATTCGTCAAACGCTGTATGATAATTTAATTGAAAATCTCTTTCTCTCTTATTATAATACACAATGGGTCAGTGAATCGCCTAAGTTTAGCAATCCCAGTAAGCTTTAGCCCTTTCCCTTAATTTATACGCAATTTCTAGGATTTTTCTGTACTCTTTATTTTCCATTATCTTCTTGATAAAAATTGGGTTAACCGTGGCGTACTCGTGTACAATTATGTTCCTAAATCTCACTACTGAAATTAGGAAGTCCCTTTCCTCAGCTGTCAGCAAGTTATTCTCGAAAAGTTTTCTAATTGACTCTCTATATCCTTGAGTTGAAACTCCCATGTTAGATAAAAGGGTTTGAGCTAAGTCGATGAAAGCTCTAGCTTGGACTTGAAGTAAATGTAACACTGCAAATAGGTTAAACCGGTTATCTAAATCTACATTGTTTGCTTCGTCAAGTTTATCAGTATAATCTTTAAGGTTCTCAAGTAGTCTGTCTAAGATTGCCATTTCTTCATCACTGCCCTCACTTCCCTCCCTACTAAATCAAGTTTCTTAGCATCTATTAAAAAGTCCTCACAAACTACAGCCCTCCTGTGTGCAATAGACCAGGCTTCTTTATAAAGAATTAATCCGTAGTTAAACACTTCATGAATCAGGTAGCAGTCGGTGTCGTCGTTTATCATAACTAAGTCAATCTTTTCAGTATCTAAGTAATCAGAGAGATCTTTCCACAATTTCATGTAGTCTTCAAGGCTTACGTCCTTCTTTTTAAATTCTACTGCAATATCAACGTCGTTACCTTCACCTTTCTTAGCCAGTGAACCGAATAGAACTACGTAATATAAGTTATAGTCCTTCCAGTTAAAGGACTTAAGTTTCTCTAAGTAATCTTTAAGGTTCACACATTATATGAGAAAAAGGAAGTAAAAAGCTGATTTAGTATTTAGTCAGAAGTATGGTGCCGAATTATTAGTTAACCTTAAATTAACTTCTTTAACATTGTTAACTATGAACCAGAAAATTATACTTTTAGTATTATCATTAGGAACTTTAATGGCAGCAGTAGATACAACAATTGTACTTTTAGCTTTACCTACAATAACGCTCTGCCTTCATACGAACCTATTCTCATCAATATGGGTATTATTGGCTTACTTAATAGTCTTGGCAGTTCTATCTACACAAGCTGGGAGGATAGGAGATTTAATAGGCAGAGGAAAGATATACAATGCAGGATTTATACTGTTTACAACAGCCTCAGCATTAGCAGGTATTTCTCCTAACGTGTGTTTGCTAATTTCCTTCAGAGTAATTCAAGCAATTGGAGGAGCTCTACTTACTGCAAACTCATACGCAATAATTGCTGACGTCTTTCCTCCTAATGCTAGAGGGAAAGCTTACGGAATAACCTCCTTAGGTTGGAACGTTGGCGCATTACTTGGTATAGTGCTTGGAGGAGTGCTTACTACCTTCTTGGGTTGGAGGTTCATATTCTACATTAACGTACCTATAGGCATAGCGTCAGTAATTCTTGGCTTGAGAGAAATAAGGGACTCCCGTGTTATAAAGAATAAGCTTGACCTGACAGGTTCTGCAATTTTAGGTGTATCATTAGCTTTAATCTCAGTAGGTGCAATGATGATAGCAGGAGTAGGAGTTAACTCTACTGACATTGAAGAAATAATTGCTGGGATAGCTCTATTACCTCTCTTCGTATTTAATGAAAGCAGAGTTCATTCTCCAATAATTAACCTTAAGGTGTTTAGAATAAGGCTTCTGTCTTTCTCTTTGCTAGCAAGTTTATTCCAAGGAATAGGTGCACTGTCAATAACCTTTTTGCTCATAATGTACTTACAAGGAGTTAGAGGATTGACTCCATTACAGTCATCTCTTCTTTTAACTCCAGGCTACGTTGTCGCAAGCGTGCTAGCTCCTTTCATGGGAAGAGTAGCTGACAGAGGAAAGCCCGGATTACTAGCAGGGATAGGATTAATATTCATCTTTGCTTCTCTCATGATCTATTACTTTGATTTAACACCTATAACTCCTTATTGCATAATTCTAGGAATAACTGCAGTGACTGGAATAGGCTCTGCAATGTTCTGGCCTTCTAATGCTACTGCTGTAATGTTCTCTGCTCCTAAAGAGTACTACGGTTCTATATCTGGAATTTCAAGGACTTTAGGCAGTATAGGTACTGCGTTGAGTTATGTTATGACAATTACCGTAGCAACTTTGGTAATACCCAGGCAAGTTGCCTTTGAAATATTTCTAGGAACTAACGTTCTTGATGGTAACGTTAGTAATGCATTTGTTAATGGTCTGCATTTTGCTTTTCTCGTTTCTGCAATAATAATAGTTATAGCTACACTATTCTCAATACTCGGAGGATCTACTAACGTTAAAAGGTCTTATTAAATTTTTAATTTAATATTTTTAGATCATATTAATAATTTCTTTAAGAGCTAAATAAGTTCTACTCATTTTCTAAGGCTAATTGAAAGTTATGTAAACATTTCTAGAAGTATATATTCACCATTATAATGTAAAATTTTACTTAACATACTTATACTGCTCATATTTCCAAGAAAGGTTTAAGTAAAACGAAATACATAATGATAAAGAGTGTTTTTTATGACGGAAGAAAAAAGGATACATTCTAACGTACCTTTTAGGCTCTACAGATTACCTTGGTCTCCTTGGCACGTATTAGTTGTAATAGCATTAGGAATAACCTGGATTTTAGATGGTCTTGAAGTAACTATAGTAGGAGTTATTGGTGACGTTTTAGTGAAGCCTTGTACATTACACCTCACAGATTTCGATGTAGGATTTTTAGGTACAGCTTATCTAATAGGAGCAGTTGTAGGAGCTTCTCCTACTTAACAGATAGGTTCGGAAGGAAAAGACTATTCATGGTGACCTTAGGAACGTATATTGCAGGTACTGTAGCCTCAGCTTTCTCTTGGAATTTCTTATCAATTGCATTATTTAGGACTATAACTGGTTTAGGAGTAGGAGGAGAGTATTCTGCAATAAATTCTGCAATTGATGAATTAATACCTGCAAGAGTTAGGGCTGAATCCTTTTTTATGTTGATAGAAATCTTTTTATGTTCATTTATTTCTAACTAAATTCGTGGAGAGGCTGTTAAGACCTAAGGAGGCTTGCCAACTGTTAGGAATTTCATACTCAACACTCTTGAGGTGGATTAGGGAAGGCAAGATTAGGGCAGTAATGACTGAAGGTGGGAAGTATAGGATACCCTACAACGAGGTAAAGAAGTACTTGGAGAGGAGGGAGGAGAGTAGGGCAGTAATTTACGCTAGGGTATCATCGACTGACCAAAAGGAGGATTTGGAGAGACAAATAAACTACTTAACAAATTACGCGACAGCGAAGGGTTACAAAGTAGTTGAAGCGTTAAAAGACGTTGCTAGTGGGTTAAATACGCAGAGGAAGGGACTGCTAAAGCTGTTCAAACTAGTCGAGAGCAGAAGTATAGACATCGTGTTAATAACATACAAGGACAGACTGACCAAGTTCAGCTTTGAATACTTGGAGGAGTTCTTCTCAGCAATGGGAGTCAGGATAGAGGTAGTTTTTGGCGAAGAGCCTAAGGACACACGAGAACTCGTAGAAGACCTGATCTCCATCATAACCTCATTTGCTGGAAAAATTTATGGAATGAGGAGCCACAAGAAGACGTTGTTCGTACAGGGCGTAAAAAAATTGATTGGTGAGTTAAATGGAGAGGACAGTAAAGCTGAGGGTTAAAGTGGACTACGAGACCTACAAGAAGCTGAAAGAGGTAGAGGAGGAGTATAAGGAGGTTCTAGAAGAGGCAGTAAATTATGGGCATACAAACAAAACTACCTCCTTCACTAGGATAAAGGCTGGGATTTATAGGACTGAGAGGGAGAAACACGTGGATTTACCGTCACACTATATTTACACGGCTTGTGAGGACGCCAGTGAAAGGTTGGGCAGTTTTGAGAAAATGAAGAAGAGAAGCAGGGCTTATACTAACAGACCGTCGATAAGGAGAGTGACAGTACACTTAGATGACCACTTGTGGAAGTTCAGCCTTAATAAAGTCTCGATAGCTACAAAACATGGTAAGGTTTCTCTATCTCCACTCTTCCCTAAAATATTCTGGAGGTACTACAATAGCAGTTGGAGGGTTGCAAGTGAGGCTAGGTTTAAGTTATTAAAGGGTAATGTTGTGGAACTCTACATGATCTTTAAGAAGGACGAGCAAAAAACTTACACTCCCCAAGGCATTATCCCAGTAGACTTAAATGAAAACGCTATATCACTCCTAGTTCACGGGAAACCAGTACTTTTAGAGACTATGACGAAGAAGACCACTCTCGGTTATGAGTACAAGAGGAGGAAAATTACTACTGGTAACTCTACTAAGGATAGGGATACGAAGAGGAAGTTAAGGAAATTGAGGGAGAGGGATAAGAAGGTAGACGTTAGGAGGAAGTTTGCTAAGCTAATCGTTAAGGAAGCGTTGGAAAGTAGGAGTGCCATAGTCTTGGAGGACTTACCAAGAAATACTCCAGAGCATATGATTAAGGACGTGAGGGATCCTCAACTTAGGTTGAGGATTTATCGTTCTGCATTTTCTTCTGTAAAGGGGCAGATTATAGAGAAAGCTAGGGAGTTCGGTGTTCCAGTGATTTTGGTCAACCCAGCATATACTTCTTCCACATGCCCAGTACATGGCTGTAAGGTTCTCTACCCGCCCAATGGGAGCCCTGCTCTAAGGGTGGGTAGGTGTGAGAAAGGGGGAGAACTGTGGCACAGGGACGTAGTAGCTCTGTATAACCTCTTGAGGAGGGCTGGACATGTGAGCCTAATGCCGTTAGGCTCGAAGGAGTCCCATGACCCACCTACCGTAAAATTGGGTAGGTGGTTGAGGGCTAAGTCCCTACACCAGATTGAAGATAAAATGATTGAAATGAGAGTGTAGAGACAGACGGGAATAGAAATGCTCTACGGAGTTAACGCGGAAAAGAAAAGCCTTGAGGAAGTTGCAAAACCGTTAACAGAAGTTGAGGAAGTAGGAGAATAAAAACGATTAAATTCTTTTTTTAACTCCTTCTCTTTAATACTAAACCGAAATGATAAGGTCCGACTTCAAATTCTTTTTCTAAGTAAAAATCAGAGAATACTCTCAAGTAGTCCTCTTTACTCATCCTTATATTTTTAGGTGGTCCTAAGCTAGCATCCTTCTTCCAGTCCACAATGATTACTTCACCTTCAGGCTTAAGTATCCTTTTAACTTCTTCGTAGACCTTAGTCTTGTCTCTCATATCGTGAAAAGAATTTGCAAAGAGCACTATATCTACCGATGAAGTAGGTATAGAAGTTTTGCAGGCATCTTCATTGAGGAAAATTGCATCCCTTGTAAGACTTTTAGCAACTTCAAGTAATTCCTTGTTTTTATCAACACAGTAAACCTTCTCAGCATACTTAATCAAGTATTGGCAATAGTATCCTGGACCGCAACCTAACTCAGCTACGACACCGTGGATAAGTGAAGGGAGGAATTTTTCTGGGTCTTCGAACTTTTTCCTATCTTTACTTAGCAAGTGGGTAACAAATTTATCCATAAAATATATTGTCTTCTAAATTTAAAAACGTTAACTTAATTTACCGTGTGGGTTTAAAGTTTTACCTTTTTCTATTACATTAATTTGAACATGAACCTCATGAAGTAGTAAACCTATTATTAAAGAAAGTGCACCAAGCATTAGGCTATCTTTACCAAGCGAAGCTATTACTACTAAGGACAGCACTATGGACAATATCTGGAGTAAAGGATATGCAGGAGATGAGAACTTTCCGGTAATTCCCCTCCTTCTAGATATGATTACCGCAGCGGCAGTAGTGACGTAAGAGAAAACTGTACCGAAATTAGAAACTAAGCCTATCAATTCAACGTTTCCAAGTCCCAGAGAGGCAACCATTATTCCCAATACTACTACTGCGGAAGGCAAATTCTTAGAGAATCTTCTGGGTATTAAATCATCGTCAGCCATTTGTTTTAAAGTCCTTACAGTAGCGATTATAGTTGAAAGCGTAACTGTAACTGTCGCAAATACTGCAGTTGACGATACTAGGATTATGACGTAATAAGGTGCGTGAATTTCCTGTAAAGCGAAGGATAAAGGATTTCCTTGAGTACCGTAAATTTGCCATGGTAGGATGTAAAGCATTGAGAAAACTACTAGGATGTAAAGTACGGAAGTAATGATCAGCGAGAGTATTATTGCCTTAGGCACTTTTCTCTCTCCGTCTTCAACGTCAGGAGTTAAAGTAGCTATAGTATTAAACCCAGAATAAGCAAAAAAAGCTAAGGAAGCTCCGGAAAGTATTCCTTGAGTTCCGTGAGGAGCTATAGGAGTAAAGTGAGAAGGGAGGAATTTTCCTACTATGATTGCGAACGAGATGAAGGAAACTAAACCTATTATATTTATTATAACTAACACGGTCTCTATTTCTGAAGCAAGCTTTAATCCAGCAAGGTAAATTAATCCTAGAATAATTATCAAAAGTCCAGCAATTAAATAATCTAAAGAAGGAAAAGGTAAGTAACTTGCGAAGCCTAAAGCTGTTGCAGCGCCAGAGACTGAATAAGATATCATCCTCATCCAGCCAACTAAAAATCCTACAGTATCTCCCATAGTCAGCTTAGCAAAGGAATAAACTCCCCCCTCTGTCTTGGGGAATTTAGATGCAAGTTCTGCACTGTTTAAGCCAATGCTCATTGCCAGTAATCCAGTGATAATGAAAGACAGGAGAGCTCCTGGACCAGCTAAATAAATTATGCTTCCTGCCATTACGAAAATTCCTGCACCTATAATGTTACCTAAGCCTACTGCAGTCGCTTCAAGTAAGTTTAGTTTCACAGAAAGAGAAAAAGGCTTCAGCTTTTAAAAAATTAGAGGAAATTAACACTGTTAATTTCCACTTTTAGTAAATGAAGTGAGTATCATTTTTAAAGATCTAAGTAGAATATAATGTATGGAGAAAACTCAAGAGTTATTCATTAATGGGGAATGGGTAAAACCTTCTTCTGAAGAATACTTAAATAAGTATAATCCCTCAACAGGAGAGCTCTACGGAAAATTTGCTGCCGCATCAAAGGAGGACGTAGATAGAGCAGTTGATGCAGCTTACGACGCTCAGAAAAAATGGGAAAAATTAACTTCAGTTGAAAGGAGCAAGTACATATACAAACTAATAGATTTGATAAGACAAGACAGAGAAAGCTTAGAAAACTTGTTGATGGATGAAGTAGGAAAGCCGAGAAAAGAAGCAGCACAAGAGGTAGACGGTGTTTTAGACCAGTTACAGTATTACGCAGAATTTGCAAGGAAAATTACAGGCGACGTGATTGAAGGAACAAAGCCGGATAGAGTAATATTCCAGTATAAGATTCCTTACGGAGTAGTCTTAGCAATAACTCCGTGGAATTTCCCTGCAGCCATGGTAGCTAGGAAAATAGGTCCAGCATTAATAACCGGTAACACCGTAATTGTAAAGCCAAGTTCAGATACTCCTTTCGTTGCAGGCTATATAGTTGAGAAGGTAAGACAAGCAGGATTTCCTCCAGGAACTGTCAATTTAATCACCGGTAAAGGAAGCGTTATAGGAGATTACATGACTTCACATAAAAAGATCTCTGTAATTACTTTGACTGGAGAATCCAAGACTGGCGTTCAAGTCATGAAATCATCATCGTCAATTATGGCTAAGCTTATCTTAGAATTGGGAGGTAAAGCTCCATTCATTGTATGGAAAGATGCTGACTTAGAATTGGCAGCAAAAGTGTTAATGTGGGCTAAGTATTGGAATGCAGGACAATCTTGCATTGCCGCAGAGAGACTTTACGTTCACGAGGACGTTTATGATAAGTTCCTTAATTTATTTATAGAGAAAACAAAGACATTGAAGATAGGAGAACCGAGAACAAGTGACATGGGGCCTCTAATAAATAACCAACAGTTAAAGAAAGTGTCCGGATTTGTAGATGAGGCAATAAACCAAGGTGCAAAGGTAATATACGGAGGAGGAAAGCCTCAATTACCCGATATGTATTCAAAAGGATTCTTCTACATGCCAACAATACTTACAGACGTTAAACAGAACATGGAAATATTCAGAGAAGAAGTATTCGGTCCAGTTATCGGAGCAATGAAAGTAGGAGATGACTTCGACGAAGTTATAGAGCTTGCAAACGATTCAGATTACGGTTTAGCTTCCTACTTGTTTACAAAGGACGTTAGCTTAGTGATGAAAGCTGCCAGGGAAATAAAGTTCGGAGAGCTTTACGTTAATATGCCTGGACCAGAAGCATCACAGGGCTACCATACAGGGTTCAGGATGTCAGGACAAGCAGGAGAGAACTCAAAATACGGAATAGAGGAATACGTTAAAGTAAAGAACGTATACATAGACTACAGTAAAGATCCTACTGCAGGAGAAGTAATTCCACCGTATACAGATTAAAAAGAAATTTTTTCTTTATTTGTAATAAAGTGAGAAAAATTTTTATTCTGGAGGTATTTCTTTAAACGCCGTAGAAACGTCTATTCCTTCTTTCTTATGTTTATACCACGACGCGAAGTAAACTGCTATTGCAAAGACATAAGCAGACACTACGAAAGTTAAAGTTATCATATTAACTCCACTAGGCGTCATGAAGCCGAATATTGGGTCAGTAGCTGCCTCATAAGCTAGGTACCCTAAGTATCCTGCTGCAATTATTCCTGCAATCTGCAGGATTCTTTCCTTATTCTTAAAACCGTAAATTGCTCCAGCCGATACTCCAAAGAGTAAGTAAACAGCACCTAAGATCGTAGTCCCATAAAGTGAAGATGCAGCAGATACTGACAGAACAGGGACTGTAAGTAGGACTAAAGTTATTGTAAGGTCTAGAAGGTGGGCGTAGATAGGTGAGCCGTACTTATTAACCTCTGAAAACTTTTCCGGAAGTACTCTATCGAAGGATAATGCGAAAACATATCTTGAGAACATTACTACTCCGTAAGATAGTGTGTAGAAGTTCCATAGTATTACGCCTAAGCCTATTATCCA
This genomic interval from Acidianus sp. HS-5 contains the following:
- a CDS encoding IS607 family transposase, whose product is MERLLRPKEACQLLGISYSTLLRWIREGKIRAVMTEGGKYRIPYNEVKKYLERREESRAVIYARVSSTDQKEDLERQINYLTNYATAKGYKVVEALKDVASGLNTQRKGLLKLFKLVESRSIDIVLITYKDRLTKFSFEYLEEFFSAMGVRIEVVFGEEPKDTRELVEDLISIITSFAGKIYGMRSHKKTLFVQGVKKLIGELNGEDSKAEG
- a CDS encoding amino acid permease, with amino-acid sequence MKLNLLEATAVGLGNIIGAGIFVMAGSIIYLAGPGALLSFIITGLLAMSIGLNSAELASKFPKTEGGVYSFAKLTMGDTVGFLVGWMRMISYSVSGAATALGFASYLPFPSLDYLIAGLLIIILGLIYLAGLKLASEIETVLVIINIIGLVSFISFAIIVGKFLPSHFTPIAPHGTQGILSGASLAFFAYSGFNTIATLTPDVEDGERKVPKAIILSLIITSVLYILVVFSMLYILPWQIYGTQGNPLSFALQEIHAPYYVIILVSSTAVFATVTVTLSTIIATVRTLKQMADDDLIPRRFSKNLPSAVVVLGIMVASLGLGNVELIGLVSNFGTVFSYVTTAAAVIISRRRGITGKFSSPAYPLLQILSIVLSLVVIASLGKDSLMLGALSLIIGLLLHEVHVQINVIEKGKTLNPHGKLS
- a CDS encoding MFS transporter, with the translated sequence MNQKIILLVLSLGTLMAAVDTTIVLLALPTITLCLHTNLFSSIWVLLAYLIVLAVLSTQAGRIGDLIGRGKIYNAGFILFTTASALAGISPNVCLLISFRVIQAIGGALLTANSYAIIADVFPPNARGKAYGITSLGWNVGALLGIVLGGVLTTFLGWRFIFYINVPIGIASVILGLREIRDSRVIKNKLDLTGSAILGVSLALISVGAMMIAGVGVNSTDIEEIIAGIALLPLFVFNESRVHSPIINLKVFRIRLLSFSLLASLFQGIGALSITFLLIMYLQGVRGLTPLQSSLLLTPGYVVASVLAPFMGRVADRGKPGLLAGIGLIFIFASLMIYYFDLTPITPYCIILGITAVTGIGSAMFWPSNATAVMFSAPKEYYGSISGISRTLGSIGTALSYVMTITVATLVIPRQVAFEIFLGTNVLDGNVSNAFVNGLHFAFLVSAIIIVIATLFSILGGSTNVKRSY
- a CDS encoding class I SAM-dependent methyltransferase, whose protein sequence is MDKFVTHLLSKDRKKFEDPEKFLPSLIHGVVAELGCGPGYYCQYLIKYAEKVYCVDKNKELLEVAKSLTRDAIFLNEDACKTSIPTSSVDIVLFANSFHDMRDKTKVYEEVKRILKPEGEVIIVDWKKDASLGPPKNIRMSKEDYLRVFSDFYLEKEFEVGPYHFGLVLKRRS
- a CDS encoding transposase, whose protein sequence is MERTVKLRVKVDYETYKKLKEVEEEYKEVLEEAVNYGHTNKTTSFTRIKAGIYRTEREKHVDLPSHYIYTACEDASERLGSFEKMKKRSRAYTNRPSIRRVTVHLDDHLWKFSLNKVSIATKHGKVSLSPLFPKIFWRYYNSSWRVASEARFKLLKGNVVELYMIFKKDEQKTYTPQGIIPVDLNENAISLLVHGKPVLLETMTKKTTLGYEYKRRKITTGNSTKDRDTKRKLRKLRERDKKVDVRRKFAKLIVKEALESRSAIVLEDLPRNTPEHMIKDVRDPQLRLRIYRSAFSSVKGQIIEKAREFGVPVILVNPAYTSSTCPVHGCKVLYPPNGSPALRVGRCEKGGELWHRDVVALYNLLRRAGHVSLMPLGSKESHDPPTVKLGRWLRAKSLHQIEDKMIEMRV
- a CDS encoding D-glyceraldehyde dehydrogenase — protein: MEKTQELFINGEWVKPSSEEYLNKYNPSTGELYGKFAAASKEDVDRAVDAAYDAQKKWEKLTSVERSKYIYKLIDLIRQDRESLENLLMDEVGKPRKEAAQEVDGVLDQLQYYAEFARKITGDVIEGTKPDRVIFQYKIPYGVVLAITPWNFPAAMVARKIGPALITGNTVIVKPSSDTPFVAGYIVEKVRQAGFPPGTVNLITGKGSVIGDYMTSHKKISVITLTGESKTGVQVMKSSSSIMAKLILELGGKAPFIVWKDADLELAAKVLMWAKYWNAGQSCIAAERLYVHEDVYDKFLNLFIEKTKTLKIGEPRTSDMGPLINNQQLKKVSGFVDEAINQGAKVIYGGGKPQLPDMYSKGFFYMPTILTDVKQNMEIFREEVFGPVIGAMKVGDDFDEVIELANDSDYGLASYLFTKDVSLVMKAAREIKFGELYVNMPGPEASQGYHTGFRMSGQAGENSKYGIEEYVKVKNVYIDYSKDPTAGEVIPPYTD